A window of Cryptomeria japonica chromosome 3, Sugi_1.0, whole genome shotgun sequence contains these coding sequences:
- the LOC131074342 gene encoding uncharacterized protein LOC131074342, with protein sequence MVVSNESGHSQSVSFGIFKPEEGCNIEDALAYMATVATLIEKTHNITVTILRCLDFSWTAVFAAGKDESLNEDKSTSNLPEAAAFTKGLKCAVRIVDSGWFRFTSPEPGKGVPFAKLSVGDIVSMRRIYCSWKRQEVLSYSCLAILRSYFNCYKGMISLSFYDSLDGSR encoded by the exons ATGGTTGTTTCCAATGAGAGTGGTCATAGCCAGAGCGTGTCTTTCGGCATCTTCAAACCCGAGGAGGGCTGTAACATTGAGGATGCACTTGCCTACATGGCCACTGTGGCTACTCTTATCGAAAAGACCCACAACATTACAGTCACTATTCTCAGATGCCTTGATTTTTCATGG ACTGctgtttttgcagcaggcaaagaTGAATCCTTAAATGAAGATAAATCGACCTCAAATCTACCTGAG GCAGCTGCATTCACCAAGGGATTGAAGTGTGCAGTGAGAATAGTTGACTCAGGCTGGTTCCGCTTCACTTCACCCGAACCAGGTAAAGGGGTGCCGTTTGCAAAGCTCTCAGTTGGAGACATCGTGAGTATGCGTCGAATATACTGCAGTTGGAAGAGACAGGAAGTGCTCTCTTACTCCTGCCTCGCCATTCTCAGATCTTATTTTAACTGCTACAAAGGAATGATTTCCTTGTCTTTCTATGACTCCTTAGATGGAAGCAGATAA